One Arvicanthis niloticus isolate mArvNil1 chromosome X, mArvNil1.pat.X, whole genome shotgun sequence genomic window, ATGTATATTCCACAGTGGCAGTGTGtatgcagagatcagaggacatgttgagtgtgatgattttttttcttccatcaagTGGGTTTCAGagatctcttctcgccctccttcccctttcattcccagcccccctttcaggtgaattcagttgacttgtggccgtggGCGGCTACGAAAATGAGGTCATTGAATTTGGCAACAGGTGCCTATAGCCTCTGAACCATTTCACTGTGTcctcatttttttgagacaaggtcctatTGATCTGATCCTGTTAtatctgcctccagagtaccaGGGTTACTGGTATAAAACATCTCACTCAGCcagacattttgtttctttttgttttcagatgGCTTGTTTCTCTACTGTATCCCTGGTTAGGTTAGAACTCACCATGTGTccaggctggactagaacttTGGCAGTCCTCAGGAACCAGTCTCCTTAGtgatgagattacaggcatgagtcatCAGGGCTGACTCTTCAGCCAGgcacttaaattttttattgtgtgtgcatgtattatatgtgtatatgtgtacacatggtaTGATATACATGTGAAGGAAGAATACAACTTTTGGGTTACTGTGCTTGTGTTGTTCTGTCAGACTTGCATTAGATGCAATTGATTTTAATAGCCCTTAGCTAGGCAATTTTACTTTGAGATTCTAAAAACGTATACCCTGGGATGAATGAATTGTTGCTTAGCCTATTTTAGAGGTTCTTGGGGCTATTTGATAGGATTGAGGGTCATGAATCATAGGCCCCACTAGTACAGTCTCCTTGGCCCCCTTCTTATGGGCTCAGTACCATACATTCACATTTACACAGAATGAAGGAAACAAGCTACCCACAAGCCTTtgtacctttatttatttatttatatctaagATAGATTCTCATGAATCACAAGTCCtcccagcaaaacaaacaaacaaacccaaaactaaaaccaactacaaaaaagaataacaaaaaacctggttctcaacattcctaatgctacgaccctttaatatatatttcctcatattgtggtgaccccccaaccatagaattattgtGTTGgtagttcataactgtaattcgctactgttatgaatcaatatgtaaatatcagatatgcaagatatctaatatgtgactcCCAAAGGGAaaatgacccacaggttgagaaccaatgctcaAGAGAGAAgtaggagggtcaggagttcaaagtcatcctctattacatagcaaatttgaggccagcctggctttataaaaccctatctcaaaaacaacagcaataaaacaaagcacactGTGAAAATACAGttaaatgaaacaaacagaatTGTTAAGTAAAAGTTTCtactttcctttattttaaatttccaatCTTATTGTGGGACACAGCACTGGACATAGatttaaagactgatggtctctggCCTCCAAGCTCTCTAACTATACTGAATGTTTATTGATGGATTCTGTAGACTTAAAAGtctcttgtttattttgtgtctgaaaactgctggcttcttttctctctaactctctgtaacttcttttttctttataaatctcTATGCTTTATTAAATGCTGTATCTTTATTTCCTAACTCTGTTATTGTTCTGTGCTTCATTAAGTGCTGAAAACTTAACTCTTTATTACTGTTCTATGCTAAAAACTAAACTCTTGTGATTAAATAAGCACTAATATCTGGCGATTAACATGGCTGTTTAGCAGCAGGGAATTAAGTAAAAGGATTTATTGCTAGTGCTCCTTTCTCTAGTGAGTCAGCCAGAAGCCTCCCTGGCTAGCCTgcttaactctttgtgaaccagagaggaaggaaaagaaaagaatcaaaatgctttatacaggcaaatatgcacagacGATTTATACATTCATATACCCATACTCTGGTTTGACCTGACCGCCTTTCACGATTAACTCCACAAGTATTtatgcatgcttacatacatacatatacctacacacatacatatagaaaaacagaagtacacatttggatggatgggtgggtggatggatggacagatgtgACAGACTCCCCAAGCCAAACCATCCAACCAacaattttacttcttttctctggcctttttataccttcttagacaaaaagttctttagaaaattacctcagagataaaatgttagATAAAATGGGAGTTACAAAAGTATGTTGATATTatgttcaaagcagtgtttcattctatatgctcattaaaagttcaaagcaacaATTTTTACATGGCCTTGCCTTATCATAGTATACAGCTGTGGTTTTATCCTTGGccctaaatgtttttccttgaacacaaatttgtcccaagtctatttctctttttaatataattatgaaagcttattgtatttcttattatgtagcctttaCTTCCTATTATGAGGAGTGGGcatattctattctttttttaactCAGTGGAAAGAAAACTATCTTTTTAATGACATTAGAATTTTgccattcctttttttaaaattaatgttttattggatatttacatttcagatgttattcccttaccccatcccccccacccagaaaccccctatcccatcccccctcctcctgcatatatgaggatgtgcccccacctatcccccaactcccacctccctgccctcacattctcccacactgggtcatccaaccttcatggaaccaaggatctcctctcccacctgtgcccgacaaggccatcctcccctacatatacagctggagccatgggtcccttatgtgctcccaggctggtggtttagaccctggggagctctggttggttggtattgttgctctcctcatggggccacaaaccctttcagctccttcagtcttctctctcactcctccattgggaaccccttgatcagatcaatggttagctgtgagcatctgcatctgaatatgtcagactctggtagacctctaaggagacagctatatcaggctcctgtcagcatgcacttcctggcaaccacatgtgTAAAGTCCTGCTCACAAACTAGACCCAGCATTAAAGCCTTTTAAGAAGCTGTCCTGGCTTTATTCTATTGGGgacatttctctttcattctcaTCGGTGTTGGAGTGCTTATTCCAGAAAGATTTCCACAACAGCCTCATTGTATCATCATTCTTGAAGTGCTGCTGGCTTATTGTGCCTTTGGTCCTTGGTAGGGACTTACATCTGAGTGATCAGCTGaatgtcttcacctctctcttgtACTTTATGTTATCCTACCTTACCCTAGTATTAAACAAGATTCTAGGTGACAGCTGAGAGTCCCCATCTGTGTTTTTGTGTCCCAGAGTTGAAGTGGTAGCTGAATGACTTCATCTATTTCCTCATTCTGTCCAATATAGGGACCAAAATCTTGGATTTCACTTGAATGTTATCACTTGGACCTGGAGCCAAAGTGAAAGGCAACTTCACCTGGGCCTTCATGTACTACTATAGTTTTCTCATCCAGAGGCAACTAATGTAGCCCAGACTTAAAATGTCTCTATTCTAGTGCAGCTACAAACACCTATGGTTATAGTTGACTGTTCTGCTACAAGTTCCTGATTTCATCCAGTGTAGGCATATAGAGATTCTATGTCAGTTGATCTCTGCAGATCAGGCCATGAATCTCAGCACTGTTTTTGCATCAGAACTAAGGTAATatactggagaaatggcttattgTTTAGGTGTGCCTGCTGGTCTTGCAAAGGATCTGAGTTTACTAAGGGCaccctatacatatacatacacacacccagagGTAAGGTGAAAGCAGAGTCCTCATTAGAGCTTTGGCATAGGATCAGGTTGCTCTCCTCAGTCTTTCCTCTTGCTTACTCAAAGTTACTTCCATGTCCCTTCTGTACTTTAGGCTCCCTGTGCTGCCCCTTTATAGGAGCTTCTTCTTTAGGGATACTATGGCAGCAGGTTCTCTACTCCCAAAGACTGCTACATCTCTTGGAGTCTGTAAAAGTTGGGGTGCAACCAGAGGGTTTCAATAACACTCTAAGCACAGAGTCTCCACATGGTCAATACCATTTCCAGTGCCTTTGTCTGTTTTCCCTTGCCCTAAAACTTTAATACCATCCTCAAGTGAACATCTGAGGCTTTGAAAACCCAGTCTAACCATTCAAAGTGGTTGAGGATTTAAAAGGCTCTTTCCCCAAAACAGGCATGAGGTTGGTGCCCCTTGGTGGTATGTAGAAGAAGGTATGCAGCTTTAGggaaagatgggtaagattctgccaTTTTGGGGCTGACAGGCATTATATCATCACTATCCTTTTGTTAAAACCTGGTCTACTCATTGTAGCCACATGGCTGCTGTACCAGGAGTCAAGAGAAATCTCTCTGTATCATGGGGTTAAAGAGAAACTGAGTGGCCTTTTATCTAAACATGGTGAGAAGAATGATATTCATGAAAGCCAATCTATATAAGCTTTAAAGAAATTCTTGCAAGCTTCAGGAAACTGACTTGAATCATGTCTCAAAGGTCAAATGGACTCCAGAAAAGTATCATCAATCAACAACCTATTCCCTACCTGCCTAATCTCTCTATTGCCTATTCCTTTGTCTTGGGACTCCCCTCCACCAAATGTCAGGACCTTGGGCCTGGAAGTTTCAAGATAAAAAATTTCCCCTAAACTCCTTAACTTTACCTTGTTTTTCTAGTCTGTCTATCCCAGAAGATTTCAAATCAAGAGGATGCTCTAGCACTAGCTCCAGGTGTTCCTTCAAAATATGTAGCCATTGTTGTACTACTTGGACTGTAGCTTGTAACCAACTCTAGTATATATGTTTTATCAGTTTGGTTCCTTTATATAACCCTGACTAATAGATATAGGAAGTGGGGGAAATAATAGGTCTTTCTTTCATGATCCTGGATGCATGGAGAAAATGACAAAGAGACAGGTAAAACTGTTTTGAGAATTTAATGGCAGGGTTGGGGTAGGAAAATTCTAGCTGCTGCCCATGGGTGGGATGAGGTTGACCATGGAGTATAGAATTGGTTAGGGGACATTTAGAGCCCCCAAAATATTGCTAGGCAACATGAGGTCTCTTCCAGCTGGTGAGGAGGAATGTCAAGTAGCAATGAGGCTGGAATGGCCATGGGCAGGTCCTCTCACATGGGTGGGTGTCCTTGACCACTTCAAGTTTTGAGGAGCTTGCCCATAGCCTCTGGGGAGTGTGGTTTGGTCATTGTTCCTCTGAGGCCCAAGGCTCCTCCCCATTGTTCCTATCTCCTGTCTTAAGGAGTCCAGAGACAGACTGATAGGCATTCTTTCTGCAGGGGCTGGATGGGAGGAGGTGATTCAGGTGTTGTGGAAAGATAGGTGTCTCAGATAGGGCCAGTGGTGGCCCTGAAACATTACAATAAGTTTTGAATGTCTGATATTTGAGGAATGTAGCTGGGCTCAGTGGTGGCAGCGGTAGCAGAATAGGACAGAATGGTGGCCCAAGCCCAGGGACTAGAATGTGTAGCTAAGGTCTATGGTCCCAAAGTCCTTCCAATATAGGGTCAATAGTCCTAATATAGGGTTATATGGTGAGAAGAGTAGGTGCAGAAAGGGTTGCCAGAGGGGGCAGAGTGCAGATGGTCTAAGTTTCCAGGGTTCAGAGCTTGTGAGGGTTCACCCACTTGTAGGTACCCTCATATTGGAAGCCCACTTTCTTCATCAGCTCATCTGCCTCTGTGGGGCCACGGCTGGGAAGTAAATTGGAGGCATGAGTGACCTTTATCCCTGGTAATTCCCATTGCCCTCCTTCATTTGGCTTGACTCTCTTAGCTCCCATCCTTCCCTTACCTGCCATATACATAGGGGATGGGCTGGGGCTTCTCTCGATCAATTCTGTGCAGCAGTGGTGTGAAGATACGCCAGGCTTCCTTTAGTTCATCACTAAAGGGATACAGTGTAGGATGGAGTGGGGGcacacagggacagagagagaagaccatCCCTCTTGCCTGTGTTTGGCTGGGGGTTCCTCACCTACGGACAAAGTGCATCTGGCTTCCACAGAAGACATCCAGGATGAGGCGTTCATAAGCATCAGGGAGCTTCACATTCTGAGGGTTTGGGAAAGGGGGAATGTTGCTGATACTACTGTACTCAGCCACCCAGGGCCTCCCTTAGGGCCTTGCCCAGATGGTTCTCCCTGTTGAACCTTGTATCTGTTGCCATAGGTTAGGTCCAGCTCAGACTCTTCCGGGTTGAAGAACATTCCAGGCTTCTTGGTCATCATCTTGGTGTATACTGCCTCATTGGGCTGCACACGGATGACCAGCTCATTACGCTTGCACTGCTGGTGGAAGATGTCACCTGCCACATCTCGGAACTGCAGTCTCACCTCAGCTTTGCGCTCATTCAAGGCTTTGCCACAGCGCAGGATGAAGGGAACCCCTAGAGGGTAGGGAAGACCTCAGGAACTGGCTTTCCTAGtcttgtgctctgtgtgtgtgtgtgtgtgtgtgtgtgtgtgtgagagagagagagagagagagagagagagagagagagagagagagagaatctcctatgactgtgtatatgtgtgaatgtgtacatgtggatTAAGTAATGACTAGAGTGGTTTCACACTTGTGGTAGCCCTCATTTTCCAGCATCCCTTACCACTGAATATCATGTATTCATACCATGACCATAACAAGAAGTGTCTCTTTGAGGGCACATTTTAAGGACCCTGCCTTGCTGGGTCCTTGAAATGTCACCTACCATCCCACCGTTCATTCTCCACATAGAGGACAGCCGCTGCAAAGGTGGCAGTGGTGGACCCATGGGGTACTGTGGGGTCATCTAAGTACCCATTGGTAGCTTCTccttctccattggggttcccCACATACTGCCCAAGGACCACGTTGTCAGTTTCCACTTCTGAGATACATTTCAACACTTTGACCTGAGAGAAAACCAATGCAGGTAACAGGGAAGGTGTAGGGAAATGGACATAAGCCCAGTGCTTTGTCATAGAATTACCTGTTATGGGACATGCCTCCACCTACCTTCTCATCACGGACATCATCTGAatctgtggaggcaggcttttcCATGGCCACCAGACATAACATCTGTAGGAGGTGGTTCTGCATAACGTCCCTGGTAGCAGAAGAGGCAGATGCTCTGGTCAAGTGCCACTTCCAGGGTAGGAACAAGGAGATAACTAAGTTCTAGGTGCCCTAGGATTACCAAACAAGGCTTTCTAGTGACAAGCTGGAAAATCTTGCTTCTTTACCCCTAGTATCTTCCCGGTATCCTAAAGCAAGGAAGTAGACACTAACCCTATTCCCTTTGGGGCTTGGCTAGATGGGAGTTATACCCTTCATGGCTACCCACAACAGCTTACTTGAACACTAGCCCTCACATTGTGAAGATGAGCTGAGTTGGAGTAGGTTATGGGTTCTTACCTGATGATCCCAAATTCATCAAAATAGCCCCCACGTCCCTCAGTACCAAAGGGCTCTTTAAATGTGAGGATCACACAAGCAATGTTGTCTCGATTCCAGATGGGGCCAAAGATCCTGTTGGCAAATCTGTGGGAGGTATGGAGGAGAGGCTAGCAAGAGAGACATTGTGGAAGGGTCCATATAAGTGGATGTTATCTTTGGGATTCCGCAGTATAGTGGCTGTATCTGAGCCAAGCTAGAGCTTAGTACCCTAGCCAGCATCCAGGAGGAATTTGACTTTAGGGCAGAAGGGCAGGTGGGGTTTTTCACATTGCCACCCTTTCTTTGATCCCCTTCCACCCCATCCCCTGTGCACCTCAGCACCATGAGGTTCTGGACCATCTCTTTGCCCAGGTAGTGGTCAATGCGGTAGATCTGGTCCTCACGGAACAGAGAGGAGATGTGGTTGGACAGTTGATTGGAGCTCTGCAGGTCTCTCCCGAAGGGCTTCTCCACTATGATGCGGTTCCAGCCTCTGCTCAGAGTCCCCAATCATGTTATTTCACAAACCTTTCCCAGGAATAGGCCTATGGCCATGTCATCCTGACCCTCAACCCAGGGAGCAGGGCTTTCATCCACTGTATTCTCAGGTGACTCAGGGAAGCTCTGTGGGTTACTATTGATCCTACCCTGAATAGACAGCATCTTAGAAGCCTCCCTGACAACATGCTGGAGACTGGAACAGTTTTTGGGATTTTCCCACCTTGGTGCTAGGGTAGCATGACTGGCACATTCTTGGGTTCCCCACTTCCCCATGCCATATCCTCAGTGGGTCAGAAATGGCCCAGCAGCCAACAGAAAAGTAGGCAGATGGGATGTCAAGGACACAGCTTCCTTACTAGTTTTACTTTAATTAGTGTGAGATACAGTCTCATGTATCCAAGGTTGGCCCAGAATTTGTTATGTAGTTAAGAatgaccttaaattcctgattctcctgtttccacttcccaagagctgggaatCACAGGTACTGTGTCATCATGTCTGGCTTCCCTCATTGGTTTTATGTTCTTGAAGTCTTATTATGTTTctcaggttgtcctggaactcctgtgTTCAAAGGGTACTGCTTCCTCATCCCTTGAGTAGCAGGGACTACAGTCAGCCTGATGCAACTGACttctattgattttatttattttttaaactagctttcattttctttttgagacatgttcttaCTATGAAGACTggactgacttcaaactcagtatgtagcccagcctggctttgGCAACataatgatcctcctgcctcctgagtactggaattaaaactctgtgccactacacccagcttaattttgtttgagacagtctcactctgtattacaggttagccttgaactccatgcaatcctcttgcttcaatctccacagtgctggaattatatATGTGTCCTTTGCCcagatttccattgtttttaaaagaccaGGTTCCTTTCTTTGCCACTCACAACAGAGCACTAAAGTTGTTTTCTAAATTCAGGAGGAAGATAAAGATGGCTTGTAGTCAGCAGTACTCTCTTATGAAACAACACTGCCACCTTGTGGGTCTGTTGGGGATTCAGAGTATTTGTTCTGTGGAGCAACACTGTCATCTTGTGGTCCTGGTGGGAAATGTTGCAAGGGGCCAATATTTTGTAATGAGAGCCTTGAAGTTAGAAGCTGCCTAGTGTGTGTGGTAATAGCAAAGGTTGTTGGAAAACTCCAGTATTTATAGCCTGATCCTTTTTTTGGAATGCTAATTCATATGGACAACAAACTACTGGCATTCATCTTTTCAGCTTTCCTAGACTGGCTTGACCTGGGGATTGTTTAGAGTAGCAGAAACAAGAGCAAACAGACAGGAGTGGAGAAACACAGGACTTACGTCTGACTCATGCAGGTCTCTTGAATGTTCTTGGTGACTGCTTCGTAGACTGTCGGGGGCAAGGCCAGGTAGAATAGACGGTTGGCCTGCATCCCCTGGTGCAGGGCATTCATGTGGCTGTTGAGGTGCTTGTAGGAGGCTGGATCATCATACTGGCCAGTTACATAGGAGTTACGGGCAAAGAACTCTTCCAGCTTGGGTCTTTCTTCTGGAGTGGCCTTGGGATACACAGACAAATATTAACTTCTACTTTTCTCAAGAGTCTACACTTTTTCTGCCCTAAAGAAGTGGAAGATTTTTCTCCCTCTGCACCTGCCTCCCCCTACTCTCTCTCAACAATTTCTTGTTCCACAGCTAAGGTGGGCTTCCCTTGAGTCCTGCCCTCGCTCTACAAGTACAGGAGTTTACTTTGTCATGTTAACTTTGTGTACCCACAGGGAGAAGGCTGAGACACACAGCAGGAATACTATATACAGGTGGGGCAAATCACTGGCACATTTTATGTATCTTTGGGGCCCTCATGCCTAGAGTAGAAACTGGATTTCAGGAAAGTCTAACCTGAGAAAAAAGAATGATGCAGAAGGCTGTCTCTCCAAAATTATCACAACAAACTATTAGGTGGTAAGAAAAATGCCAACATAGCGAAATTACTGGGGAAAAGAGGTACTTGGAAGAGTCCTTTCATCCAGCTGTTGGCATATGCCAGTGTGGCACCATAGCATAGCAGGATGAGGCCAGAGTGGAGTTGGGAGACAGATATGAGGCTGAAGGGACCTTTTCCCTCTGTCTTTGTTCAGAGGTCAGGGAGAAGGTGGCACAAGTAAGTAGACACAGCTTTTGTATGGTTGACAAGGGAAACCAAGGATGTGAGGTGTCAGAGCTTGAGTATTCTGGGTGGCCCTGCCTTTTAGCAAGTCAAATGAGATGTGAGGGAACTGTTGCTTATGACGGGAATGGGGACATGTCTTCTCAAGGGGTGCCTGACGCTAGTCTTGCTGTGGGGTAGAAGAAAGGGCAGAACAAGGCTCCAGGATCCAAAGTCACACTCACTTTAAAGAAGGGCTCACTCTGCTTGCGGATGTCATCCACTGTGAGTCGTGAGCGGGCATAGCCCACAATGAAGGTGTCTTCAGGTAAAAGGCCATCACGGAACAGCCACCTGAGGGTACAATACAGCTTTTTTCAGACTGGATAGGGAAGGCCAAGGCCTGACCCTGGTAGAGAGTATTTGGGGGGGTAATGTAGAGATACTACCTACCAGATGGTGGGATAGATCTTCTTCTTGGCCAGGTCACCCTGCAGCAGAAGAAACATGTCAGAAAGAGCTGACATGACTTAGATCATTCCCCACCACTGGTAATCTGAGTCCTTATTTAGTGTTACCACTCAGCTAAAAATATATCTACTATGTCCCCATATATCTCAAAGGATCTCTGAGACTTAAGTCTGTACCAGCCTTGTACCAATACAGATGAGCAGATGACTCTGCTGGGTTCAAGATGAAACCCTAGACATCAAATTCATTAGCGCTTAAGAATGATAAAGGCagcacataaaagaaaaacaaaacctgtgaGATATGGCCTCAGATATCACATTTAGCATAAATGGAGCTAGAAGGCAATGATATGGTCATTCAATTTAGGAAGTTAGAAAAAtgacgccaggcagtggtggcgcacacctttaatcccagcacttgggaggcagaggcaggcggatttctgagttcgaggccagcctggtctgtagagtgagtttcaggacagccaaggctacacagagaaaccctgtcttgaaaaaccaaaaaaaaaaaaaaaaaaaaagaaagaaagaaaaaaaaaagaaaaagaaaaaagaaaaatgacaggatAGCAGTGAAAAAATTCAATGGAAAAATTGGGCTGGAGTAGGCAAGAGTTCTCATTTCCACCCCCacactacaaaaacaaacaagaaaacagagtagaaaactaacaaaagagagctggaggaggggggaggagagttGTGAATTACTATTTTCTTGATATGACATGGCTACGGCACACATGAAGTCTCAGTAGCTGTAGTTGCCTGCATAAGATCAAATTGGTCAGCatggtgtgtatgtttatgtgtgtgttcgtgtgtgtgtgtgtatagttcaCAACCCTAACTAAGGATCTGTTGGAAGCTGATGGCTGCTGGGGAATATACTCTTTCTTTATGGCCCCTTTGTAGTTGCTCAAGGAGTGGATGATGGTCCCATGCTCATGAGCATGTAGGAAGCAATAATTGTACTTAATggattataaaaaaagaaaaaattgggaGGGTGAGGGGGAAGGGGGTTCAGAGGGGttaagagagagaatggagggagggTGGATATACTTTAAATGCattgtattcatgtatgaaattgtcaaagaataaattaaaaactggtaaaaaaaaaaacaagccagggggctggtgagatagctcagtggttaagagcactggctgttcttctagaggtcctgagttcaattcccagcaaccacatggtggctcacaaccatccttaatgagatctgatgcccttttatggggtgtctgaagacagctacaatgtacttacatataagtaaataaaaacctaTGGGCTGGAGCAAGTGAAGAGCGAGctagagaagggaaggggaaaaataaataaataaataaacaggacaaaataaaactaacttccccaaacaccaaaccaaacaaaaaaaaacttaaataaacaagcaagaaaaggtgggctttgaggcacaggtctataatcccagtacttgggtaGTTGGAGCAGGAAGATCTGGACTTCAAAGTTAGCCTACGGTACACACCATAAGACCCTTTCCCTATCTcaaacactaccaccaccaacaaaattcaaaacaacaacaaaacccaaccctACCTAACAACCTAACAAAATCTAACAAGTTAGAATGAGacacagaattttgtttgtttgtttcaagatagagtttctttgttctcagccctggctgtcttggaattcatcctgtagaccaggctgagcttgaactcacagatatccacctgcttctgagtaccaccacagcctggctgagacacagaattaaaatttttttctattttattttttgagacagggccttgccATGTAACCAAGGTTgtcccctgcccccatccccaagtcaggttttctttgtgtagctctggttgtcctggaagtagttctgtagagcaggctggcctcaaactcagagagatctgcctgc contains:
- the G6pd gene encoding LOW QUALITY PROTEIN: glucose-6-phosphate 1-dehydrogenase (The sequence of the model RefSeq protein was modified relative to this genomic sequence to represent the inferred CDS: deleted 1 base in 1 codon), which gives rise to MGQRSLAPGNGLALQICERVWQRQLNSENIMAEQVALSRTQVCGILREELYQGDAFHQADTHIFIIMGASGDLAKKKIYPTIWWLFRDGLLPEDTFIVGYARSRLTVDDIRKQSEPFFKATPEERPKLEEFFARNSYVTGQYDDPASYKHLNSHMNALHQGMQANRLFYLALPPTVYEAVTKNIQETCMSQTGWNRIIVEKPFGRDLQSSNQLSNHISSLFREDQIYRIDHYLGKEMVQNLMVLRFANRIFGPIWNRDNIACVILTFKEPFGTEGRGGYFDEFGIIRDVMQNHLLQMLCLVAMEKPASTDSDDVRDEKVKVLKCISEVETDNVVLGQYVGNPNGEGEATNGYLDDPTVPHGSTTATFAAAVLYVENERWDGVPFILRCGKALNERKAEVRLQFRDVAGDIFHQQCKRNELVIRVQPNEAVYTKMMTKKPGMFFNPEESELDLTYGNRYKNVKLPDAYERLILDVFCGSQMHFVRSDELKEAWRIFTPLLHRIDREKPQPIPYVYGSRGPTEADELMKKVGFQYEGTYKWVNPHKL